A region of Pleionea litopenaei DNA encodes the following proteins:
- a CDS encoding type II secretion system protein: protein MRKPPVKQAAFSLVELLVVITVIGILIAVAAPRFTNEDTIEARALASQIIGELRFAQQLAMNNTEKLASVTINSNQLSVAQDGSALNNYPKSLGNAVTVSDIALTYNSLGSTTAGQIDFSPNPGFAVCVESTGYARLC, encoded by the coding sequence ATGCGAAAGCCGCCCGTAAAACAGGCGGCTTTTTCGTTAGTAGAGCTGTTAGTTGTTATTACAGTGATAGGCATTCTCATAGCGGTTGCCGCTCCGCGCTTTACTAATGAAGATACGATTGAGGCGAGAGCGTTGGCTAGTCAAATCATTGGCGAATTACGTTTCGCGCAACAGCTTGCAATGAACAACACAGAGAAACTAGCTTCTGTAACCATCAATAGTAATCAACTCAGTGTTGCTCAAGATGGCAGTGCGCTAAATAATTACCCGAAATCTCTTGGCAATGCGGTTACCGTCTCAGATATAGCATTGACATACAATTCCTTGGGCAGCACCACTGCAGGACAAATCGACTTTTCACCAAACCCAGGTTTTGCGGTTTGTGTTGAATCAACTGGGTACGCGCGGCTATGTTGA
- a CDS encoding pilus assembly FimT family protein, translating to MKSGANGFTLIELIVVITIIGILAAVAAPKFVNFSTDARISVLGGVEASVRSASSLVYAKSLIQGQESQNPGSVVLDANTTVATSFGYPTNAEIGNTLDLTGDVKEDNTTPGIFGIDLNDDGDVASDGCYLTYDASGIAQAGDVPSIVVTDTSGC from the coding sequence ATGAAATCGGGTGCAAATGGTTTTACCCTTATTGAATTGATAGTTGTTATTACTATTATTGGTATTTTGGCTGCAGTTGCTGCTCCTAAGTTTGTTAATTTCTCGACTGATGCGCGTATTTCAGTGCTTGGCGGTGTTGAAGCTTCTGTACGAAGTGCATCGAGTTTAGTTTATGCAAAATCACTTATTCAAGGCCAAGAGTCGCAAAACCCTGGTTCTGTTGTTCTTGATGCAAATACCACGGTTGCAACGTCGTTCGGTTACCCAACCAATGCTGAAATTGGTAATACCTTAGACCTGACCGGTGATGTTAAAGAAGACAATACGACGCCAGGTATTTTCGGTATCGATTTGAATGACGATGGTGACGTAGCAAGCGACGGTTGCTACTTAACGTATGATGCGTCAGGTATCGCTCAAGCGGGTGATGTACCTTCAATTGTTGTAACCGATACCAGCGGTTGTTAA
- a CDS encoding type II secretion system F family protein, producing the protein MAVFEYRARKENGDAVSGALEAVSKEALASRLQGQGLVPVEIKEQVEKAPSLFETLADVFKPRHVKTSELVMFSRQMYSLTKAGVPLNRSIVGLIETSHSPPLREALKDILEGLTSGNDLASCFSKHPNIFNSFYVSLVHVGENSGNLEEAFLRLSSYLELEEENRNRVKSAMRYPTVVFSILVLAFFGINWFVIPQLSALFSKLSSEQLPLITRMLIGTSDFFIDYWWLVIGVTATIVVSFLNYIETDIGRLKWDKLKLKMPIFGSIIYRSLLARFARAFAMLSRSGVSVTHGLNVVAMVVDNKFVGGHVLDMRSAVERGESITSAAFRTKMFSSLTMQMLQVGEDTGQIDNMMEEVADFYEREVDYDVKKIGDYIEPVMIIIVGALVLLLALGVFLPLWELAATAL; encoded by the coding sequence ATGGCTGTTTTCGAATATCGAGCTCGTAAAGAAAACGGCGATGCTGTTAGCGGAGCATTAGAAGCGGTCTCTAAAGAAGCCTTGGCTTCAAGGTTACAAGGCCAGGGGCTAGTTCCTGTTGAAATAAAAGAACAAGTAGAAAAAGCGCCAAGTCTTTTTGAAACCCTTGCCGATGTTTTTAAACCTCGTCATGTAAAAACATCTGAACTCGTTATGTTTTCTCGTCAGATGTACAGCTTAACGAAGGCCGGTGTTCCGTTAAATCGAAGTATCGTCGGCTTGATTGAAACTTCGCACAGTCCACCGCTGCGGGAAGCCTTGAAAGATATACTCGAGGGATTGACCTCGGGTAATGATTTGGCGAGTTGCTTTTCAAAGCACCCGAATATATTTAATTCCTTTTATGTCAGTCTTGTTCACGTCGGTGAAAATTCTGGGAATTTAGAAGAGGCATTTTTGCGACTTTCGAGTTATCTAGAGTTGGAAGAAGAAAATAGAAATCGTGTTAAATCAGCGATGCGATATCCAACGGTTGTATTTTCTATCTTGGTGTTAGCTTTTTTCGGGATCAATTGGTTTGTCATCCCTCAGCTATCGGCCCTATTTAGCAAATTGTCTTCTGAGCAATTGCCTTTGATAACTCGTATGCTCATTGGCACGTCTGATTTTTTCATCGATTATTGGTGGCTGGTGATCGGCGTAACAGCGACTATAGTTGTGAGCTTTTTAAATTACATTGAAACAGATATCGGCCGCCTTAAGTGGGACAAGCTAAAATTAAAAATGCCAATTTTTGGCAGTATTATTTATCGGTCCTTGTTGGCTCGTTTCGCGCGAGCCTTTGCAATGCTGTCTCGATCGGGAGTTTCGGTAACTCACGGACTCAATGTCGTCGCTATGGTAGTCGATAATAAATTTGTCGGTGGACATGTGTTAGACATGCGTTCAGCGGTTGAACGCGGAGAAAGCATTACTTCTGCAGCGTTTCGTACCAAAATGTTTTCATCGCTAACGATGCAAATGTTGCAGGTCGGCGAAGATACCGGACAGATTGATAACATGATGGAAGAGGTCGCCGATTTTTATGAACGAGAAGTTGACTACGATGTTAAGAAAATTGGTGACTACATTGAGCCTGTTATGATTATTATTGTTGGAGCTCTAGTTCTTTTATTGGCACTTGGCGTATTTTTACCCTTGTGGGAACTGGCGGCGACTGCGTTATAA
- a CDS encoding PilW family protein, with product MAKRTFLKFSKGFTLVELIVVITIVTVLAVSLTTIFTDTTKGYLQAEQRIDMASNTRVTLDKLSRQIREAMPNSIRVNASQTCVEYVPIVAATQYTSLPTTAPSTSLTVVEADAETRVSGLDATSSYVMVIPLNSSEVYNVNSGHFAQITSFAKLGSNLTEVSISNTRFSRQSPQRRVFFVTQPASVCLVGSELHLYENYGFQVTQPAPTAMGTPQILADNLSLVDRNGTAIPVFTYDAGTLSRGGILQTVLIVAGRDESIRVEHEIHVRNFP from the coding sequence ATGGCCAAACGCACCTTCTTAAAATTCTCGAAAGGGTTCACACTGGTCGAACTGATCGTTGTTATTACCATTGTTACGGTATTGGCTGTTTCTTTAACAACTATTTTTACTGATACGACAAAAGGTTACTTGCAAGCCGAGCAGCGCATCGATATGGCGAGTAATACTCGCGTGACGTTAGATAAACTATCGCGCCAAATTCGTGAAGCCATGCCCAATAGTATTCGCGTTAATGCTTCTCAAACCTGTGTCGAGTACGTACCGATAGTGGCGGCGACCCAATACACGAGTTTACCAACAACAGCCCCTTCTACATCACTCACTGTGGTAGAAGCAGATGCCGAGACTCGAGTTAGTGGGTTAGATGCCACCAGCAGTTATGTGATGGTTATTCCTCTTAATTCTTCAGAAGTTTATAACGTTAACTCAGGTCATTTCGCTCAAATTACCAGTTTTGCAAAATTAGGAAGTAATTTAACAGAGGTCAGTATAAGCAATACTCGTTTTAGCCGACAGTCACCCCAACGTCGCGTATTTTTTGTCACTCAACCGGCTAGCGTATGTCTTGTTGGCAGTGAGTTACATCTGTATGAAAACTATGGCTTTCAAGTTACTCAACCGGCTCCCACTGCTATGGGAACGCCGCAAATTTTGGCTGACAATCTATCGCTCGTCGATCGCAATGGTACGGCTATCCCGGTATTTACTTATGACGCAGGAACTCTTAGCCGTGGTGGAATTCTGCAGACTGTATTGATTGTCGCTGGACGTGATGAGTCAATTCGAGTGGAGCATGAAATTCATGTTAGAAACTTTCCATAA
- a CDS encoding type IV pilus modification PilV family protein, whose translation MLNAVKFKAQLGFTLIEIIVTIAVLAVAFTTLVVVFNPAVTQASSPIVDLRAAEIGQAYLEEILGKRFDENSINGSTQRCGDGTAAACSTSLQSDGEARPNFDDVDDFNGLTESPVNALGNAKTEYANYSVSITVSYDGASLGLANNEAKRIDVAVQRSNGSIFNFSAYKTNF comes from the coding sequence ATGTTGAATGCAGTAAAATTTAAAGCCCAGCTAGGTTTTACATTGATAGAAATCATTGTGACTATTGCAGTATTGGCGGTAGCCTTTACTACTTTGGTTGTCGTCTTTAATCCTGCAGTGACGCAAGCCTCTTCACCTATCGTTGACCTGCGAGCCGCAGAAATCGGTCAAGCGTATTTAGAAGAAATATTAGGAAAACGGTTTGATGAGAACTCCATCAATGGATCGACACAACGATGTGGCGATGGAACAGCAGCGGCCTGCTCTACCTCGTTACAAAGTGATGGCGAAGCACGACCGAACTTTGATGATGTGGATGACTTTAACGGATTAACTGAATCGCCAGTGAATGCGTTGGGCAATGCGAAAACGGAATATGCTAATTATTCTGTGAGTATAACGGTTAGTTACGACGGTGCCAGTCTCGGTCTTGCAAATAATGAAGCCAAGCGAATTGATGTTGCCGTTCAACGAAGTAATGGCTCAATATTTAATTTTTCAGCGTATAAAACGAATTTCTGA
- a CDS encoding GspE/PulE family protein, translating into MLRKKIRLGDLLVEGSVITESQLMDALKQQKTTGQRLGSTLVNLGYVGEEQLLRFLAQQLEIKYIDLPNFKVNQDSVKRLSEMQARRFRTLVLDEKENYYLIAMADPTDLDRFDQVQQILGKTVEVTVAKEADIIRNIDLFYRKTSEISSLAEELQDELGTEEFELPGLGDTTESDEAPVAKLLQSVFEEAVQLQASDIHIEPDQDVLRIRLRVDGSLQEQVMKEKRIAPALVLRLKLMCGLDISEKRKPQDGRFNIKVRGHNVDVRLSTMPVQFGESVVMRLLDQTSGIIKMDAMGMAPKLLSQFKQLLRSQHGMILVTGPTGSGKTTTLYSALSELNSSERKIITIEDPVEYYLSRVNQVQVNNKIGLDFAKVLRAVLRQDPDIVLIGEMRDQETAEIGLRAAMTGHLVLSTLHTNDSISSALRLADMGAEPYLVASALRGIVAQRLVKRNCAYCSQPHKLDAQDKNWLATLGHHKYQELEFKKGSGCSQCNNTGYRGRVAIHEMLVLDDAMLSALRRHNIDEFTQHAQKSEFYTPLLDSVLALAAEGATSLEEVYRIGETVEQTDLLPSIDEASTASEAE; encoded by the coding sequence ATGCTACGGAAGAAAATTCGTTTAGGTGATTTACTAGTTGAAGGTTCGGTTATTACTGAGAGTCAGCTAATGGATGCACTTAAGCAGCAAAAGACAACAGGTCAACGGTTAGGTTCAACACTCGTTAACTTAGGGTATGTTGGAGAAGAACAACTGCTGCGGTTTTTAGCTCAGCAATTGGAAATTAAGTACATTGACTTACCCAATTTTAAGGTCAATCAAGATTCGGTTAAGCGTTTGAGCGAAATGCAAGCTCGGCGCTTTCGAACCCTAGTTTTAGACGAAAAGGAAAATTATTATTTAATTGCTATGGCCGATCCAACGGATCTTGATCGGTTTGACCAAGTTCAGCAAATACTCGGAAAGACGGTTGAAGTTACGGTTGCCAAAGAAGCCGATATTATTAGAAATATTGATCTCTTTTATCGTAAAACCAGTGAGATTAGTTCGCTTGCTGAAGAACTGCAAGATGAATTGGGAACCGAAGAGTTTGAGTTACCTGGTTTAGGCGATACTACAGAATCGGATGAAGCACCTGTCGCTAAACTGTTGCAAAGCGTATTTGAAGAAGCCGTTCAGTTACAAGCGTCGGATATTCATATTGAACCTGATCAAGATGTATTACGAATTCGCTTGCGAGTCGATGGAAGTCTACAAGAGCAGGTGATGAAAGAGAAACGAATCGCACCGGCCCTAGTACTTAGGTTAAAGCTTATGTGCGGGCTTGATATTTCAGAGAAACGCAAACCGCAAGATGGGCGCTTTAATATTAAAGTACGCGGACACAATGTTGACGTTCGACTTTCGACCATGCCCGTGCAATTTGGCGAGTCTGTGGTTATGCGACTGCTTGATCAAACCAGCGGAATTATAAAAATGGATGCCATGGGTATGGCGCCTAAATTGCTAAGCCAATTTAAACAATTGCTACGCTCACAGCATGGAATGATTTTAGTAACCGGCCCTACTGGCTCGGGTAAAACGACAACGCTCTATTCTGCGTTGTCTGAATTAAACTCTTCTGAAAGAAAAATTATTACGATTGAAGATCCGGTTGAATATTATCTGTCTCGAGTGAATCAGGTACAGGTGAACAATAAAATTGGATTGGATTTTGCTAAGGTACTGCGCGCTGTTTTGCGACAAGATCCCGATATTGTACTGATTGGAGAAATGCGCGATCAAGAGACTGCAGAGATTGGTTTACGCGCCGCTATGACGGGGCACCTTGTGTTGTCTACGTTGCACACCAATGACTCTATTTCGTCAGCTCTTCGTTTAGCGGACATGGGTGCTGAACCCTATTTAGTCGCAAGCGCTCTGCGCGGAATCGTCGCTCAAAGATTAGTAAAGAGAAATTGTGCTTACTGTTCGCAACCACATAAGTTAGATGCTCAAGATAAAAATTGGCTTGCGACGTTAGGTCATCATAAGTATCAAGAGCTCGAGTTTAAGAAAGGTAGTGGATGCTCTCAATGTAACAATACCGGTTATCGAGGACGAGTCGCTATCCACGAAATGTTGGTTCTTGATGATGCAATGCTCAGTGCTCTACGTCGACATAATATCGATGAATTTACTCAGCATGCTCAGAAATCAGAGTTCTATACACCACTACTCGACAGCGTACTTGCGCTTGCCGCTGAAGGTGCCACTTCTCTTGAAGAAGTCTATCGAATAGGTGAGACCGTAGAGCAAACGGATCTATTACCCAGCATCGATGAAGCGTCAACGGCTTCGGAGGCTGAATAA
- a CDS encoding PilX N-terminal domain-containing pilus assembly protein: MLETFHNSQRILNRQSYSKQSGMTLVMALFIIIVLGLLASFLYQMTQTANSATAQEVLSIRAFYAAESGAQAAAMQAFPLTGGGACNNQTINFSAPGLINCSSQVTCNSYTADGLDFYSVVSTGRCGSGENQTSRTIEVLLKTPN; encoded by the coding sequence ATGTTAGAAACTTTCCATAACAGTCAGCGAATACTGAATAGACAAAGTTATAGTAAGCAAAGTGGTATGACTTTGGTGATGGCCTTGTTTATTATTATTGTGCTTGGTTTATTGGCTTCTTTTTTATATCAAATGACGCAAACGGCTAACTCAGCTACCGCGCAAGAAGTGCTTTCTATTCGTGCTTTTTACGCTGCCGAAAGCGGCGCTCAAGCGGCAGCTATGCAGGCTTTTCCTCTGACGGGAGGGGGCGCATGCAACAATCAAACGATTAATTTTAGTGCACCAGGTTTAATTAACTGCAGTAGCCAAGTAACCTGTAATAGTTATACAGCGGATGGCCTCGATTTTTATTCGGTTGTTAGTACAGGACGTTGCGGAAGCGGCGAAAACCAAACAAGCCGAACGATAGAAGTCTTATTAAAAACTCCAAATTAA